In a single window of the Nicotiana tomentosiformis chromosome 8, ASM39032v3, whole genome shotgun sequence genome:
- the LOC138897308 gene encoding autophagy-related protein 23-like — translation MAKTSKTITQEEKASLSRPAGDKTPVEPHIEECIPGLCELTFDFKVENSSSLFPGFLVQSRTLQVGFDNWFQPLCLGDNVVMRPPPLGEEEVPKPTKDKKMRRASPPDTSKPRKSRARKSKTNLAVLPADATMLHLEESFKYRVELARGEADLKKLMEERDTLKLLYVQKEEEIMSIRAELTRAHQDQTELIEQVQQKAELVEQLCEEAKMKEAETLGWKQNMDRLASEKDTVWAQLSSVKHQLQSVKEENLARAQKVEKLETRLAAELARAISEAEALVASYQADVEASNTRAKEISDAAEVRLPRVFEHARHQSWRDTLEEVHACGFDLTANIESAKVLEDEAGALLSDDEDSASGSENEGDED, via the exons atggcaaaaacatcaaagaccaTTACTCAAGAAGAAAAGGCCTCCTTATCGCGGCCGGCcggtgacaaaacaccggtggagccacatATAGAAGAGTGCATCCCCGGGCTATGTGAACTTActttcgactttaaagtcgaaaactcctcttcg CTTTTCCCTGGTTTCCTGGTGCAGTCCcggaccttgcaggttgggttcgaCAACTGGTTTCAACCTCTTT GTCTTGGAGATAATGTTGTTATGAGGCCGCCTCCCCTCGGGGAAGAAGAGGTCCCGAAGCCGACCAAAGACAAGAAAATGAGAAGGGCCTCGCCACCAGACACCTCAAAGCCCAGGAAAAGCAGGGCTCGAAAGTCGAAGACTAATCTCGCCGTTCTGCCTGCCGAT GCTACGATGCTCCATCTAGAAGAGTCCTTCAAATACCGGGTTGAGCTGGCCCGAGGTGAGGCTGATCTCAAAAAGCTTATGGAGGAGAGAGACaccctcaaactcctctatgtgcaaaaagaagaggagatcatgagTATTCGAGCCGAGCTGACAAGAGCTCATCAAGATCAGACCGAGCTCATTGAACAG gttcagcagaaggccgaattggttgagcagctttgtgaggaggccaagatgaaagaggcagagactttggggtggaagcaGAACATGGACCGTCTCGCCTCGGAGAAAGATACGGTTTGGGCCCAACTGTCTTCGGTTAAGCatcaactccaaagtgtgaaggaGGAGAACTTGGCCCGAGCCCAGAAGGTTGAAAAGCTCGAGACTCGGTTGGCTGCTGAGCTTGCAAGGGCCATATCTGAGGCAGAGGCGCTCGTGGCCTCCTACCAAGCCGATGTTGAAGCCTCTAACACTCGAGCAAAGGAAATTTCTGACGCTGCTGAGGTTAGATTACCCCGTGTTTTCGAGCATGCTAGGCATCAGTCTTGGAGAGATactcttgaggaggtacatgctTGTGGCTTCGACCTCACGGCCAATATCGAGAGTGCGAAAGTTTTGGAGGACGAGGCTGGAGCTTTGCTTTCCGATGATGAAGACTCTGCGAGTGGATCTGAGAACGAAGGAGATGAAGATTAA
- the LOC138897309 gene encoding uncharacterized protein, whose amino-acid sequence MGLVTPALEAWRKDKGDAYSVCKKGNYQVSGTSEFSVPHPRCVKCGRCHPGVCHYSTYVCYKCGMRGHIQRDFHSSRQSMGGGATQPSSSIATTSTMPPPTRSTIPPAGRGVARGGIQSSRGPSRFYAMRKRQKFEAYPDVVTGMLTVQSHDVYALIDPSFTLSYVTPYVTMKVGIEQEQLYESFSVSTL is encoded by the coding sequence ATGGGGTTAGTTACTCCCGCATtggaagcttggaggaaggataagggggatgcttatagtgtatgcaaaaagggtaattATCAAGTTAGTGGGACGAGTGAGTTTAGCGTacctcatccccgttgtgtgaagtgtgggagatgtcATCCGGGAGTATGTCACTATAGTACCTATGTATGTTACAagtgtggtatgaggggtcacattcagagagattttCATTCGTCTCGCCAGAGCATGGGCGGGGGTGCGACACAACCATCCAGTTCTATAGCCACTACATCCACAATGCCTCCCCCAACTAGAAGCACTATACCGCCCGCAGGGCGTGGAGTagctaggggtggtattcagagctcGAGAGGGCCCAgcaggttttatgctatgaggaaacgtcaaaagtttgaggcttatccagatgtggttacaggtatgttgactgtccaatctcacgatgtgtatgctcttattgatcctagtttcactttgtcatatgtcactccttatgttactATGAAAGTTGGGATAGAACaggaacaactttatgagtcgttctctgtatctactctttga